From the genome of Cryptococcus tetragattii IND107 chromosome 6, whole genome shotgun sequence, one region includes:
- a CDS encoding dihydropyrimidinase: MSKQFDLVVKNGIVVTSGDTGKLDIAIKDGKIAHLAANISEDLAEKVIDAQGAYVMPGGVDAHVHLAQDFPSGPSGRLGKCADDFETGSRSAICGGTTTFISFAQQNRWEESLLQVVENYDARAKATGSYCDYAYHVIITRPELETLKAELPVIVGKWGITSCKLFMTYAALQLRDNELLDVMYEARRLAITTMIHAENGDLISWLTDKLEERGMVEPRYHAESRPPVVEMEATSRAIVLAEMIQNPVLFVHVGSASAAEVIRNAQTRGFPVFAETCPQYLHLTWEDLKKFHSPQCFENSKMICSPPPGPDDSDQEALWTGLRNGTFTIYSSDHCPFRYGDIDGKALGVVQHEESMQSVTCPVDQDHVHEVMHGKSGHFKYIPNGCPGIETRLPLLFNYGLLEGRITPERFVELTSTAPAKLYGLYPRKGALLPGLSDADLVIWYPENKMVPFSLTNDHLHHGADYSPYEGMMFNNWPRYTIIRGKIVWAEGRLFGSPKDGEYLKRQASQLTMSAVKSIANDKRRVATWLYDNGK; the protein is encoded by the exons ATGTCTAAACAGTTCGATCTGGTTGTGAAAAACGGAATAGTTGTCACGTCCGGGGATACTGGAAAGCTCGATATCGCCATCAAGGATGGCAAAATTGCTCATCTCGCTGCAAACATCTCAGAGGATCTTGCGGAAAAGGTCATCGATGCCCA AGGAGCATATGTTATGCCTGGAGGTGTGGATGCGCATGTCCACCTTGCTCAGGACTTTCCCAGTG GCCCCAGTGGGAGGCTTGGGAAATGTGCGGACGACTTTGAGACCGGCTCGCGTTCGGCGATCTGCGGAGGAACCACCACGTTTATCTCGTTTG CTCAGCAGAACCGTTGGGAAGAGTCTCTGCTCCAAGTTGTTGAGAACTATGATGCTCGAGCAAAGGCCACCGGCAGCTACTGCGACTATG CATATCATGTTATTATAACGAGACCAGAATTAGAGACACTGAAAGCTGAGCTCCCAGTCATTGTTGGAAAATGGGGCA TCACTTCTTGCAAACTCTTCATGACTTATGCTGCTTTACAGCTTCGAGACAATGAACTCTTGGATGTTATGTACGAAGCCCGCAGGCTCGCAATAACCACC ATGATTCACGCTGAAAATGGCGATCTCATCAGTTGGCTGACAG ATAAGCTAGAAGAGAGGGGCATGGTAGAACCACGCTATCATGCAGAGTCTCGACCGCCTGTTGTCGAGATGGAGGCCACCAGCCGGGCCATAGTTTTGGCTGAGATGATTCAGAACCCAGTCCTCTTTGTGCATGTCGGTTCAGCA TCTGCGGCCGAGGTCATTCGAAACGCACAGACTCGTGGCTTCCCGGTTTTCGCGGAGACATGTCCCCAGTACCTTCATCTCACTTGGGAAGACTTA AAAAAGTTCCACTCCCCCCAGTGTTTCGAGAACTCCAAGATGATCTGCTCCCCTCCCCCAGGACCTGATGACTCTGATCAGGAAGCTTTATGGAC CGGTTTGCGCAACGGCACTTTCACTATCTACTCTAGCGATCACTGCCCTTTCCG TTATGGTGATATCGATGGCAAGGCTCTCGGTGTCGTACAGCATGAAGAGAGTATGCAGAGCGTGACATGCCCAGTTGATCAGGATCATGTACATGAAGTTATGCACGGAAAGAGCGGTCATTTCAAATATATCCCCAATG GCTGCCCCGGGATTGAGACCAGACTTCCTCTCTTGTTCAACTACGGTCTCCTTGAAGGACGTATTACACCTGAGCGATTTGTAGAATTGACATCCACAGCACCTGCTAAGCTG TATGGGTTATATCCTCGAAAAGGTGCACTCTTGCCAGGCCTCTCCGACGCCGACCTTGTCATTTG GTATCCTGAAAATAAAATGGTACCTTTCAGCCTGACCAATGATCATCTACACCATGGTGCTGATT ACTCTCCGTATGAGGGCATGATGTTCAACAACTGGCCCCGGTACACTATCATTCGGGGCAAAATTGTGTGGGCTGAAGGGAGGCTTTTCGGCTCGCCGAAAGATGGAGAGTATTTGAAACGACAGGCGAGTCAACTTACCATGTCAGCTGTTAAATCCATCGCAAACGACAAACGAAGGGTTGCTACTTGGTTGTATGACAATGGAAAGTAA